One window of Cohnella hashimotonis genomic DNA carries:
- a CDS encoding extracellular solute-binding protein: MRKKKKMIVSLATLALTVSSVLAGCAKSNDAAQQSATAASSTEQQATASAAPSKEELPAELTVSSFNWGWPTVDEARDRIGPELEKALGFKVKLNVLKAGSSDEADKKLQLWAATKAADMPDILMTTSSTLAAQTIDSLGRNGILLDWNDILDRMPNYKAQVSQLLPISRDVESGKQFRAPQNFESPLGTKPATAPLIRKDWLDELGLPLPKTTDELRDTLIAFRDKIKLPDGQKVIPSIDFGEMFWNNKYMFDNPEYSYAGSGNVTVGLNDWFTDKNDGKVKRHDMVFTENLYEFVAYYNSLFKEGLIDKESLTMKYGQYIEKASSGRVGLFGTWGTHVMTVNDSLESVDPDGLFVGTTVFSSKTNPTMNTDFVRKAMLGVNSYWIIKKSISEENLNAFIKYMEYTMGEEGWKLTTFGQEGVDWEYDADHKIVETKAAADKFKGSLTEKIPEGIWYYSPTPNYELQAKYYAPTAYDKRADVIETLKNMGYVQGEPVYSYITDKAPYVLPGPIELKKGAGYATRWKDMVVAGVLAKSEDEIRSIISKWQETERKLGYDEISEERTNNLKTVPDLE, encoded by the coding sequence ATGAGGAAGAAAAAGAAGATGATCGTATCGCTGGCCACGCTTGCACTGACGGTATCGAGCGTGCTGGCCGGCTGTGCCAAATCGAACGACGCGGCTCAACAATCGGCGACCGCGGCTTCATCGACCGAACAACAGGCGACCGCTTCGGCGGCGCCTTCGAAGGAAGAGCTTCCTGCGGAGCTTACCGTATCCTCCTTTAACTGGGGATGGCCGACCGTAGACGAAGCCCGGGACAGAATCGGACCCGAGCTCGAGAAGGCGCTGGGCTTCAAGGTCAAGCTCAATGTCCTGAAGGCGGGAAGCTCGGACGAGGCCGACAAGAAGCTTCAATTGTGGGCGGCGACCAAAGCAGCCGATATGCCGGATATCTTGATGACGACAAGCTCCACGCTGGCGGCGCAAACGATCGATTCGCTCGGCAGAAACGGGATCCTGCTCGACTGGAACGATATCCTCGACCGGATGCCGAACTACAAGGCGCAAGTGAGCCAGCTTCTTCCGATCAGCAGGGACGTAGAGTCCGGAAAGCAGTTCCGCGCACCTCAGAATTTCGAGTCCCCGCTCGGAACCAAGCCCGCGACGGCGCCGCTCATCCGTAAGGATTGGCTGGACGAACTCGGCCTTCCGCTGCCCAAGACGACGGATGAATTGCGGGATACGCTGATCGCTTTCCGCGACAAAATCAAGCTTCCCGACGGACAGAAGGTCATTCCTTCGATCGATTTCGGAGAGATGTTCTGGAACAATAAATACATGTTCGATAATCCGGAATACTCCTATGCGGGCTCCGGCAACGTGACGGTCGGCCTGAACGACTGGTTCACGGACAAAAACGACGGCAAGGTCAAGCGGCATGACATGGTGTTCACGGAAAATCTGTACGAATTTGTGGCGTACTACAACTCGCTCTTCAAAGAAGGCTTGATCGACAAGGAAAGCTTGACGATGAAGTACGGTCAATATATCGAGAAAGCGTCCAGCGGCCGGGTGGGCCTGTTCGGAACGTGGGGCACGCATGTCATGACGGTCAACGATAGCCTGGAGAGCGTCGACCCCGACGGGCTGTTCGTAGGCACGACGGTATTCAGCAGCAAGACGAATCCGACGATGAACACGGATTTCGTCCGAAAGGCGATGCTTGGCGTCAACTCTTACTGGATCATAAAGAAGAGCATCAGTGAAGAAAACTTGAATGCATTCATTAAGTACATGGAATACACGATGGGCGAAGAAGGCTGGAAGCTGACGACCTTCGGACAAGAAGGCGTCGATTGGGAATACGACGCGGACCACAAGATCGTCGAGACGAAAGCGGCCGCGGATAAATTCAAAGGCAGCCTCACGGAAAAAATCCCTGAAGGGATTTGGTATTACAGTCCGACGCCGAACTACGAGCTCCAGGCCAAGTACTACGCGCCGACGGCCTACGACAAGCGGGCCGACGTCATCGAGACCTTGAAAAACATGGGGTACGTGCAGGGAGAGCCGGTCTACAGCTACATTACGGATAAAGCGCCATACGTCCTCCCGGGACCGATCGAATTGAAGAAGGGCGCAGGCTATGCGACCCGGTGGAAGGACATGGTCGTAGCCGGCGTGCTGGCCAAATCCGAGGATGAAATCAGAAGCATTATCTCGAAGTGGCAGGAAACGGAAAGAAAACTGGGGTACGACGAGATTTCGGAGGAAAGAACGAACAACTTGAAGACGGTTCCGGATTTGGAATAG
- a CDS encoding carbohydrate ABC transporter permease, with product MEKKRKLDAFAAVNGLLMLLFAFVCIYPFYYVLIVSLNDPLDAQRGGLYLWVRSFSFENYKAIFKTSELLNAYQITLFRVVAGTVLHVVLTAMFAFALTKKHFVFRKFLTWWMLIPMYFSGGIIPTYVVMDMLGLVNNVMVYVLPHLLATFHILILRSYLNELPAALEESAVIDGASDFSLFWRIVLPLSTPVLATVALFIGVFHWNDWFSGFTYMTSEHLWTAQNVLLKIIQTNEASNIASISKMDSGFKATVTAESVKMAMLVITTVPVIVVYPFLQKYFVKGMMLGSVKG from the coding sequence ATGGAGAAGAAACGAAAACTCGACGCGTTCGCCGCGGTCAACGGATTGCTGATGCTCCTCTTCGCGTTCGTCTGTATTTATCCGTTCTACTACGTCTTGATCGTATCCCTTAACGATCCGCTGGATGCGCAGCGAGGGGGGCTCTACCTGTGGGTAAGGTCGTTCTCCTTCGAAAATTATAAAGCGATCTTCAAGACGTCGGAGCTGTTAAACGCTTATCAAATTACGTTGTTCCGCGTCGTTGCCGGGACCGTGCTGCATGTCGTCTTGACCGCGATGTTCGCTTTTGCGTTAACGAAGAAGCACTTCGTCTTCCGAAAATTTCTGACCTGGTGGATGCTGATTCCGATGTATTTCTCCGGCGGCATCATCCCGACTTACGTGGTCATGGACATGCTCGGTCTGGTCAACAACGTGATGGTTTACGTCCTGCCGCATTTGCTCGCCACTTTCCATATCTTGATCCTCCGCAGCTATTTGAACGAGCTTCCGGCCGCCCTGGAAGAATCCGCCGTCATCGACGGAGCGAGCGATTTTTCCCTGTTCTGGCGAATCGTCCTGCCGCTCAGCACGCCAGTGCTGGCGACGGTCGCGCTTTTTATCGGCGTTTTCCATTGGAACGACTGGTTTTCCGGATTCACCTATATGACAAGCGAACACCTCTGGACTGCGCAGAACGTGCTTCTGAAAATCATCCAAACGAACGAAGCATCCAACATCGCGTCCATATCCAAGATGGACTCGGGCTTCAAAGCGACCGTTACGGCAGAGTCCGTCAAAATGGCCATGCTGGTCATCACGACGGTCCCGGTTATCGTCGTCTATCCCTTTCTTCAGAAGTACTTCGTCAAAGGCATGATGCTGGGTTCGGTCAAAGGCTAA
- a CDS encoding ABC transporter permease — MNKLYQQKWLIAFALPGFLFFLVFAYLPMYGVVISFQDFDVFKGVFRSDFVGFDNFKTLFDMPDFNNALKNTILISALKMILLFPATVVFALMINEISTGWFRKFVQTTSYLPYFVSWVIAAGIWYKLLSIDGGVVNDLLVSLGILKEPFYFLADKDAFYPIILFTEAWKNMGFSAIIFIASLSAIDVQQYEAARVDGASRFRQIWHISLPGIKNTIVLMFILNASNLLKAGQDQLWTMSNVTVQQKAEILDTLVLRYLKDMGLTGYSIGTAMGIFQAFIGLVLFIVCNYLAKAAKSDSII, encoded by the coding sequence ATGAACAAGCTTTATCAGCAAAAATGGTTGATCGCGTTCGCTTTGCCCGGATTTCTGTTCTTCCTCGTGTTTGCCTATTTGCCGATGTACGGCGTCGTCATTTCTTTTCAGGACTTCGACGTCTTCAAAGGCGTGTTCCGAAGCGACTTCGTCGGATTCGATAATTTTAAGACGTTATTCGATATGCCCGACTTTAACAACGCGCTCAAGAACACCATCCTCATCAGCGCGCTGAAAATGATCCTGCTCTTCCCCGCGACGGTCGTTTTTGCCCTCATGATCAACGAAATCAGCACGGGATGGTTCCGAAAGTTCGTTCAAACGACCTCTTACTTGCCTTATTTCGTCTCTTGGGTCATCGCGGCCGGGATCTGGTACAAGCTTTTGTCCATCGACGGCGGCGTCGTGAACGACCTGCTCGTCTCGCTCGGGATCCTGAAAGAGCCGTTTTACTTTTTGGCCGATAAGGACGCTTTCTACCCGATCATTCTATTTACCGAAGCTTGGAAAAATATGGGCTTTAGCGCGATTATCTTTATCGCTTCCCTGTCCGCGATCGACGTCCAACAGTACGAGGCGGCCAGGGTGGACGGAGCCAGCCGATTCAGGCAAATCTGGCACATCTCGCTGCCGGGCATCAAAAACACGATCGTGCTGATGTTCATTCTGAACGCCTCGAACTTGCTCAAGGCGGGTCAGGACCAACTGTGGACGATGTCGAACGTTACCGTTCAGCAGAAGGCCGAAATTTTGGATACGCTCGTGCTTCGATACTTGAAGGATATGGGGCTCACGGGATATTCGATCGGAACGGCCATGGGCATCTTCCAAGCCTTTATCGGCCTGGTCTTGTTCATCGTCTGTAATTATTTGGCGAAAGCCGCCAAGAGCGATTCCATTATTTGA
- a CDS encoding response regulator yields MKVMVIDDEELSRDKIVYLLKGSSVSFESVLTAGNGREALDLIEGGELPDLILTDIRMPVLNGLELIEAVKERCPDTRFIVISGYADFDYAVKAMKYGVTDYVLKPVKAQDLIQVVEAMRAAIEASGQAKEDNKRIESVSRENRRLAMEKEIYHLLTERREDEAEKREANREIAILRHDAYVVASVRLHAGEQPVGGEVYLEMRDRFDAETGNGWMLENYFGMDTFILIFGGEDENRLADMAAKETHGLRASFRDRHGLPVTIGVSRPCGDPKTAYRQAAMALKNRFCFGTDQIFQYAANEVRSNNASQSLALKFKLAEQSLENKSLAKAIGLLRHTAEDVFIRSLAECREEISIDYLFNEYVNLVIRFCLKNDYDFIERIDPDVLSGRALDELEDRGAIVKAIETMLERLFRAAPGSEADVLRNAALNSSVIDQIIAYVSRNIEDELTLQTISDKFAINPSYLSRVFKAATNQGFVKYVTGLKIDKAKELLEQGALEIADIAHGLGFSDQQYFNRVFKKTTGTTPNEWRTKRKKSPKNA; encoded by the coding sequence ATGAAGGTCATGGTCATAGACGACGAAGAATTGAGCAGAGACAAAATCGTATATTTGCTGAAAGGCAGCTCCGTTTCGTTCGAAAGCGTGTTGACGGCGGGCAACGGCAGGGAAGCGCTGGACTTGATCGAAGGCGGCGAGCTTCCGGACTTGATTCTGACCGATATCCGGATGCCCGTCTTGAACGGGCTGGAATTGATCGAGGCCGTAAAGGAAAGGTGTCCGGACACCCGGTTTATCGTGATCAGCGGTTACGCCGATTTCGATTACGCCGTCAAAGCGATGAAGTACGGCGTTACGGATTACGTACTCAAGCCGGTCAAAGCCCAAGATCTCATTCAAGTGGTAGAGGCGATGCGGGCCGCGATCGAGGCATCCGGACAGGCGAAGGAAGATAACAAGCGGATCGAATCGGTCAGCAGGGAAAATCGTCGCTTGGCCATGGAAAAGGAAATCTATCATCTGTTGACCGAGCGGCGGGAGGACGAAGCCGAGAAGAGGGAAGCGAATCGGGAAATCGCCATTCTGAGACACGACGCCTACGTCGTTGCCTCGGTCAGACTCCATGCCGGCGAACAGCCGGTCGGCGGCGAAGTCTATTTGGAAATGCGCGATCGGTTCGACGCTGAAACGGGAAACGGCTGGATGCTGGAAAATTACTTCGGCATGGATACCTTCATTCTGATATTCGGCGGCGAGGACGAAAATCGGCTAGCCGACATGGCGGCTAAGGAGACGCATGGGCTTCGCGCGTCGTTCCGAGACCGGCACGGCTTGCCGGTTACGATCGGCGTCAGCCGGCCTTGCGGCGATCCGAAGACGGCTTACCGGCAAGCCGCGATGGCGCTGAAGAACCGATTCTGCTTCGGAACGGATCAAATCTTTCAGTATGCCGCGAACGAGGTTCGCAGCAATAACGCTTCGCAATCGCTCGCGCTAAAGTTTAAGCTGGCCGAACAAAGCCTGGAAAATAAAAGCCTCGCGAAAGCGATCGGCCTTCTTCGCCATACCGCGGAGGATGTATTCATCCGCTCGCTAGCCGAATGCCGTGAAGAGATTTCCATCGACTACCTGTTTAACGAGTACGTCAATCTCGTGATAAGATTCTGCTTGAAAAACGATTACGATTTTATCGAGCGGATCGATCCGGACGTTCTTTCGGGGAGAGCGCTGGACGAGCTCGAGGATCGCGGTGCGATCGTGAAAGCGATCGAGACGATGCTTGAACGATTGTTCCGCGCTGCTCCCGGATCGGAGGCAGACGTACTCCGCAATGCCGCTCTCAATTCGTCGGTCATCGATCAAATCATCGCTTACGTGTCCAGAAATATCGAGGATGAATTGACGCTGCAGACAATATCCGATAAATTCGCCATTAACCCTTCGTACCTGTCGCGCGTCTTTAAGGCGGCCACTAATCAGGGCTTCGTTAAATACGTGACCGGGCTCAAGATCGACAAGGCCAAAGAACTGCTGGAGCAGGGAGCGCTGGAGATCGCGGATATCGCCCACGGGCTTGGCTTTTCCGACCAACAGTATTTCAATCGCGTGTTCAAGAAAACGACGGGAACGACCCCGAACGAATGGCGCACGAAGCGTAAAAAAAGTCCAAAAAACGCGTAA
- a CDS encoding sensor histidine kinase, with the protein MFNTVIGIVFITVLSALLSHFMEKYTKENINQYVTSLNAQISNSIDRYVDDMQKVLMILSEDANLPVIADKKFVGTYEGYSAYNHFYDNIRSLIFFKGYKSLSVILFDRQEILTTDLNDGQDFKYIRNALSMNMYREITDSDQSMVLLPGFSLLPGKDNNTLFSQAIKLWDNLPGEKDFMVLSADKNLFSDFLNGVNNQAFDDILITTADGKVIFSLNSDVSTYDEFSGKDIGRLAEFDTLHFNGSSYYANVKNSATTGWYVVSLINQNKIDKQINDSKIIIMLTGIIVMVILILAVHLFVTRSTRDLKRLSKTMKNIEKSNYKIRSDINRNDEIGDLSQSFNAMVKNVLENQVLRNEAEIKSLQDQINPHFLYNTLDAISSLAIKRDHVRINEMVEKLADFYRYNMNIASHNVVEIGTEIQHVKNYLEIIQVRYGNRLSVIYEIDEGVSEYLTIRFTLQPVVENAIKHAFNEMSGAYFIRISAYETEDSIVLEVSDNGIGIEEPKLRQIMQSIDGGGSLPHAEPRGGVGLKNVNMRFKLLFGGNYGIAIESVKGNGTKVVITSRKMK; encoded by the coding sequence TTGTTCAATACCGTCATCGGCATCGTATTTATTACCGTTTTAAGCGCGCTATTATCTCATTTTATGGAAAAGTATACGAAGGAAAACATCAATCAGTACGTCACAAGCCTGAACGCGCAGATCAGCAACAGCATCGACCGCTACGTCGACGATATGCAGAAGGTACTAATGATCCTCTCCGAGGATGCCAATCTCCCCGTGATCGCGGACAAGAAGTTCGTCGGAACCTACGAAGGCTACTCGGCTTACAATCATTTTTACGATAACATCCGATCGCTCATTTTTTTCAAAGGGTACAAATCGCTGTCGGTCATTCTCTTCGATAGACAGGAGATCCTGACGACGGATCTAAATGACGGCCAGGATTTTAAGTATATTCGTAACGCCTTGAGTATGAACATGTACCGCGAGATCACTGATTCCGATCAATCGATGGTGCTGCTGCCCGGGTTCTCCCTGCTGCCGGGCAAGGACAACAATACGCTATTCTCGCAAGCCATCAAGCTATGGGACAATCTGCCCGGAGAAAAAGACTTCATGGTGCTGAGCGCCGACAAAAACCTGTTCTCGGATTTTCTCAACGGGGTCAACAACCAGGCCTTCGACGATATTCTGATTACGACGGCCGACGGGAAGGTGATTTTCAGCCTCAATTCCGATGTCTCGACGTATGACGAATTCAGCGGCAAAGACATCGGCCGGCTGGCCGAGTTCGATACGCTCCATTTTAACGGATCAAGCTACTATGCCAACGTTAAAAACTCCGCGACGACAGGCTGGTACGTCGTCTCTTTGATTAACCAAAACAAGATCGACAAGCAAATCAACGATTCGAAAATCATCATCATGCTGACGGGAATCATCGTGATGGTCATCCTGATCCTTGCCGTACATCTCTTCGTGACGAGGAGCACGCGGGATCTCAAGCGGTTGTCCAAGACGATGAAAAACATAGAGAAGTCGAACTACAAAATCCGGAGCGACATTAACCGCAACGACGAGATCGGCGATCTCAGCCAGAGCTTTAATGCAATGGTCAAAAACGTGCTGGAGAACCAGGTGCTCCGCAACGAAGCCGAGATCAAGAGCTTGCAGGACCAGATCAACCCGCATTTTCTGTATAATACGCTCGACGCGATCAGCTCGCTGGCCATCAAACGGGATCATGTCCGAATCAATGAAATGGTGGAAAAGCTGGCCGATTTTTACCGGTACAACATGAACATCGCAAGCCATAACGTCGTGGAGATCGGAACTGAAATCCAGCACGTGAAAAATTATTTGGAAATCATCCAGGTTCGCTACGGCAATCGATTAAGCGTCATCTATGAGATCGACGAAGGCGTGTCGGAATACCTGACGATTCGGTTCACGCTGCAACCCGTCGTCGAGAACGCGATCAAGCACGCATTTAACGAAATGTCCGGGGCCTACTTCATTCGGATCAGCGCTTACGAAACGGAGGATTCGATCGTGCTGGAAGTGTCGGACAACGGAATCGGAATCGAGGAGCCCAAGCTTCGCCAGATCATGCAAAGCATCGACGGAGGAGGTTCCTTGCCGCATGCCGAGCCGCGCGGGGGCGTAGGACTGAAAAACGTGAACATGCGGTTCAAGCTTTTATTCGGCGGCAATTACGGAATAGCGATTGAAAGCGTCAAGGGGAACGGGACAAAAGTCGTCATTACAAGCCGCAAAATGAAATGA
- a CDS encoding SGNH/GDSL hydrolase family protein, giving the protein MGQWLGDGTPSFNDDSQPHVDQLLHYVPFTPTFVVIQAPIVNEYLRQTPLAVFWDNLLTLTGKLRRHFNADGEDRTDLLLLTTPGDKRIAFEGAPSAAIGYEDYYETLRAFSRTSGFGLIDFAKYFADCVHQGLLDYELLFDDPIHPSPFVNEFIACKLGQAIDLLM; this is encoded by the coding sequence GTGGGCCAGTGGCTGGGGGACGGAACGCCAAGCTTCAACGACGATTCTCAGCCTCATGTCGATCAGCTGCTTCATTACGTACCGTTTACCCCGACCTTTGTCGTTATTCAGGCGCCGATCGTGAACGAGTACCTTCGCCAGACGCCTCTGGCGGTTTTTTGGGATAACCTACTCACCTTGACCGGGAAGCTGAGAAGGCATTTCAATGCTGACGGAGAAGACAGAACGGACCTTCTGCTGCTGACGACGCCCGGCGACAAGCGTATCGCATTCGAAGGCGCGCCGTCGGCCGCGATCGGATACGAGGATTATTACGAGACTTTGAGAGCTTTCTCCCGTACAAGCGGTTTCGGCTTGATCGATTTTGCCAAGTACTTCGCGGACTGCGTACACCAGGGATTGTTGGATTACGAGCTGCTGTTCGACGATCCCATACATCCCAGCCCGTTCGTCAACGAGTTCATCGCCTGCAAGCTTGGGCAAGCCATTGATTTGCTTATGTAG
- the dgoD gene encoding galactonate dehydratase has translation MKITGMELFVVPPRWLFLKIDTDEGITGWGEPIVEGRARAVRAAVEELSGYLIGKDPLAIEDHWQAMYRGGFYRGGPVLMSAIAGIDQALWDIKGKYHQAPIYQLMGGACRQKIKVYSWIGGDRPSDVGEAALRAQSEGFTAVKMNATEELQYIDSYEKIDEVLKRVAAVRGAVGPYLGIGIDFHGRVHKPMAKILAKELEVFRPMFLEEPVLPENNEALREIASATNIPIATGERMFSRWDFKRLLADGYADIIQPDVSHAGGITECKKIASMAEAYDVALALHCPLGPIALAACLQVDATCHNAVIQEQSLGIHYNEGNDLLDYIVDPSVFNYVDGFVTIPDGPGLGIEIDEAHVRKMAHIGHDWKNPIWRHQDGSVAEW, from the coding sequence ATGAAAATTACGGGTATGGAATTGTTTGTCGTGCCGCCAAGATGGCTGTTCCTGAAGATCGATACGGATGAAGGGATAACGGGCTGGGGAGAGCCGATCGTGGAAGGCAGAGCGCGCGCGGTGCGAGCCGCGGTCGAAGAGTTGAGCGGGTACCTGATCGGCAAGGATCCGCTCGCGATCGAGGATCATTGGCAGGCGATGTACAGGGGCGGCTTCTATCGCGGCGGTCCCGTGTTGATGAGCGCCATCGCGGGAATCGATCAAGCGCTGTGGGATATTAAGGGGAAATACCACCAAGCCCCAATCTATCAGCTGATGGGCGGAGCCTGCCGCCAGAAGATCAAGGTATATTCCTGGATCGGCGGGGATCGCCCCTCCGATGTGGGGGAAGCCGCGCTGCGCGCGCAGTCCGAAGGCTTCACCGCCGTCAAGATGAACGCGACGGAGGAATTGCAATATATCGATTCGTACGAAAAGATCGACGAAGTGCTGAAGAGAGTGGCTGCGGTCCGCGGAGCTGTCGGTCCGTATTTGGGCATCGGCATCGATTTCCACGGCCGCGTTCACAAGCCGATGGCGAAGATTCTGGCCAAGGAACTGGAAGTATTCCGTCCGATGTTCCTCGAGGAGCCCGTGCTCCCGGAGAACAACGAGGCGCTTCGGGAGATCGCGTCCGCTACGAATATCCCGATCGCGACCGGCGAGCGGATGTTCTCGCGGTGGGACTTCAAAAGGCTGCTCGCGGACGGATACGCCGATATCATTCAACCGGACGTGTCGCATGCAGGCGGCATCACCGAGTGCAAAAAAATCGCGAGCATGGCGGAAGCTTACGACGTAGCGCTTGCGTTGCACTGTCCGCTCGGACCGATCGCGCTGGCTGCTTGCCTGCAAGTGGACGCGACTTGCCATAATGCGGTTATACAAGAGCAGAGCCTGGGGATTCACTACAACGAAGGCAATGACCTGCTCGACTACATCGTCGATCCGTCCGTCTTCAATTACGTGGATGGCTTCGTCACGATCCCGGACGGTCCTGGACTCGGTATCGAGATCGATGAGGCGCACGTGCGGAAGATGGCCCATATCGGACACGACTGGAAAAATCCGATATGGCGCCATCAAGACGGCAGCGTAGCGGAGTGGTAA
- a CDS encoding FadR/GntR family transcriptional regulator, with the protein MKKLAHEEVIEQIQEQIRAGAWKPGERLPTMQELASLYGLSLTAVREALRLLESRSVVSIEHGRGIFVRNDPSLLEDPMAPIKGMETRSLLELLEARLAIEPELAAYCAMRASAAQAKSIRDLSDLMEAQMERGEAHFQTDVRYHQEIAEGAGNPLLAQMLSVVADLSAQGRRETDKLPYMREKAAGYHRLIAIAIREREAEQARTLMKSHIQDMINAIQAKGSGS; encoded by the coding sequence ATGAAGAAGCTGGCTCATGAAGAAGTAATCGAGCAAATACAGGAACAAATCCGCGCCGGAGCGTGGAAGCCCGGCGAACGCCTGCCGACGATGCAGGAATTGGCGTCGCTGTACGGACTCAGTCTGACTGCAGTAAGGGAAGCACTGCGTCTGCTCGAGAGCCGGAGCGTCGTCAGTATCGAGCATGGCAGAGGCATTTTCGTCCGCAACGATCCGAGTCTTCTCGAAGATCCGATGGCTCCGATCAAAGGAATGGAGACGCGTTCGCTGCTTGAGCTGCTGGAGGCGCGCCTTGCGATCGAGCCGGAGCTGGCGGCTTATTGCGCCATGCGGGCGTCTGCGGCCCAGGCCAAGTCGATCCGTGATTTGTCGGATCTGATGGAAGCGCAGATGGAGCGAGGCGAGGCGCATTTTCAGACGGATGTCCGCTATCATCAGGAGATCGCTGAAGGCGCAGGCAACCCGCTGCTTGCCCAAATGCTGTCCGTCGTGGCGGATTTGTCGGCGCAAGGAAGGAGGGAGACGGATAAGCTGCCGTATATGCGGGAGAAGGCTGCCGGTTATCATCGATTGATCGCCATCGCGATCCGCGAGCGGGAGGCGGAGCAAGCAAGAACGCTCATGAAGTCTCATATTCAAGATATGATCAATGCCATTCAAGCGAAGGGAAGCGGATCATGA
- a CDS encoding aldo/keto reductase yields the protein MSMRKRTIIGIDQPCSVIVMGGVPLGTRLDERQSMRLLDLYADAGGNMVDTAEVYGSWVPGKANASELVIGKWMKSRGNRSRMIVTTKGGHPDLGSMSVSRLQAADIRADAEGSLRRLQVDAIDLYWLHRDDRSIPVAELLGSLGRLVEDGIIRSFGCSNWETDRIAEANRLAAEQGLPMFAANQAWWSLASLDSAHIEDPTVVVLDEGMYRYHAETSLPLFAYSSLAKGLFAKMEAADHAGNAYEAPPLYGLPANKRRFEQARLIASDRGVSISQVALSYIVSRSFPAFAVVGATDESQLADSLGAGDLMLGDEELALLDNCQFSG from the coding sequence ATGAGCATGCGCAAACGTACGATAATCGGCATCGATCAACCCTGCTCGGTCATCGTCATGGGCGGCGTTCCGCTCGGGACGCGGCTGGACGAGCGGCAGTCCATGCGGCTGCTGGATCTCTATGCGGATGCCGGAGGCAACATGGTCGATACGGCCGAAGTTTACGGCAGCTGGGTGCCGGGCAAGGCGAACGCGAGCGAGCTCGTGATCGGTAAATGGATGAAGTCGCGCGGCAACAGAAGCCGCATGATCGTGACGACCAAGGGCGGTCATCCGGATCTGGGATCGATGAGCGTCTCCAGGCTTCAGGCGGCCGACATCAGAGCCGACGCCGAAGGCAGTTTGCGCCGGCTGCAGGTCGACGCGATCGACCTGTACTGGCTGCATCGCGACGACCGGTCGATCCCGGTCGCCGAGCTGCTCGGCTCGCTCGGCAGGCTGGTCGAGGACGGCATCATCAGGAGCTTCGGCTGCTCCAATTGGGAGACGGACCGGATCGCGGAGGCGAATCGCCTGGCGGCGGAGCAAGGCTTGCCGATGTTCGCCGCCAATCAGGCATGGTGGAGCCTCGCAAGCCTGGATTCGGCGCATATCGAGGATCCGACCGTCGTCGTGCTGGACGAGGGGATGTACCGTTATCATGCGGAGACGAGCCTGCCGCTCTTCGCCTACTCGTCGCTGGCCAAGGGCTTGTTCGCCAAGATGGAAGCCGCCGACCATGCGGGGAACGCTTATGAGGCGCCGCCCTTGTACGGTCTTCCGGCGAATAAGCGCCGGTTCGAGCAAGCGAGGCTTATCGCCTCGGATCGAGGCGTATCGATCTCGCAGGTCGCCCTCTCCTATATCGTCTCGCGCTCTTTCCCCGCCTTTGCCGTCGTTGGTGCGACTGACGAATCGCAGCTCGCGGACAGCCTCGGCGCAGGAGATTTGATGCTCGGCGATGAGGAGCTTGCCCTGCTCGATAACTGCCAATTTTCCGGATAA